One genomic region from Epinephelus moara isolate mb chromosome 8, YSFRI_EMoa_1.0, whole genome shotgun sequence encodes:
- the ythdc1 gene encoding YTH domain-containing protein 1 translates to MAADRREDKDGELNVLEDILTEAPDQDDELYNPETERAVSDKKGTKRKSERSDSQDLKRLRPSTGHAPSRSSSTNKRAPGPPLSSSSKKVASSPRGRHTTTSYRHEYYEERKGRRGTRETTRSRGGEDVRRRDTQRGLDSLSQKLRRASPSPHEDDNQSEEEAAAEYGSEQGSGSSSPAASHVEEEEEEDQEEDEDEEEEEGMEEEEEEEEEEEEGEKEEEEEEEEYERRGGGEGNDYDTRSEAGDSRSASSVSFSDDGESVHSGSASEASGSEKKQEKLSSSVRAVRKGMENPTSKLRYILRDARFFLIKSNNHENVSLAKAKGVWSTLPVNEKKLNAAFRSARSVILVFSVRESGKFQGFARLASESHHGGSPIHWVLPAGMNAKMLGGVFKIDWLCRRDLPFTKTAHLSNPWNEHKPVKIGRDGQEIQPDIGAQLCALFPLDENVDVHQVARRVRHKRRTPSEPRPRGRPPQREPGRRRPEEYDLHGRKRPRADGPPDFNQRAGFIQDLRNQPVDRRFSNVRRDVFLNGSYNDYMRDYHHSVGPPAPWQTLAAYPGVDQPPPHHPPYYHHSHPPPPPHQAYHHHHPPLPPHEAPPPRFRDKQRAPQHRAFTSSPHDYDMRVDDFLRRTQAVVSSRRERERQRERDRGGPRRERERERARDRDRDRERDKERGRYRR, encoded by the exons ATGGCGGCCGACCGGCGCGAGGACAAAG ATGGAGAGTTAAACGTTCTGGAAGATATTCTGACTGAAGCTCCAGATCAAGACGACGAACTGTACAATCCTGAGACTGAACGAGCCGTCAGCGACAAGAAAG GAACAAAGAGGAAGAGTGAGCGCTCAGACAGCCAGGATCTGAAGAGGCTCCGCCCCTCCacaggccacgccccctccaggTCTTCCTCTACCAATAAGAGAGCCCCGGGCccccctctgtcctcctcctctaaGAAGGTGGCGTCCAGCCCCCGCGGCCGTCACACCACCACCAGCTACCGTCACGAATACTATGAGGAGCGAAAGGGGCGGCGAGGGACCCGAGAGACGACCAGGAGCCGTGGAGGAGAGGACGTCCGCCGCAGGGACACGCAGAGAGGACTGGACAGTCTGAGCCAG AAACTGCGACGGGCAAGCCCCTCCCCCCACGAGGATGACAACCAATCAGaagaggaggcagcagcagagtaTGGCTCGGAGCAGGGGTCAGGAAGCTCCTCCCCTGCCGCCTCCCAtgtagaggaagaggaagaggaggatcaGGAAGAAGAcgaggatgaagaagaagaggagggcatggaagaagaggaggaggaagaggaggaggaggaggaaggagagaaggaggaggaggaagaggaagaggagtacGAGCGTCGCGGCGGTGGCGAAGGCAACGACTACGACACACGCAGCGAGGCTGGCGACTCACGCTCCGCCTCCTCTGTCAGTTTCTCTGACGACGGCGAGTCGGTGCACTCAGGCTCCGCCTCCGAGGCCTCAG GTTCAGAGAAGAAGCAGGAGAAGCTGTCGTCGTCGGTCCGAGCCGTTCGTAAAGGGATGGAGA atCCAACCAGTAAGCTGCGTTACATCCTGCGAGATGCTCGCTTCTTCCTCATAAAGAGCAACAACCACGAGAACGTGTCGCTGGCTAAGGCTAAG GGCGTGTGGTCGACGCTGCCAGTGAACGAGAAGAAGCTGAACGCAGCTTTCCGCTCGGCGCGGAGCGTCATCCTGGTCTTCTCCGTGAGGGAGAGCGGCAAATTCCAAG GTTTTGCTCGTTTGGCGTCAGAGTCTCATCATGGCGGCTCACCGATCCACTGGGTTCTTCCTGCCGGCATGAATGCCAAGATGTTGGGCGGAGTCTTCAAGATCGACTGGCTCTGCAG GAGGGACCTCCCCTTCACGAAGACGGCTCATCTGTCAAACCCCTGGAACGAACACAAGCCAGTGAAGATCGGACGTGATGGGCAG GAGATCCAACCGGACATCGGCGCCCAGCTCTGTGCCCTGTTTCCATTGGACGAGAACGTGGACGTACACCAGGTGGCTCGACGCGTTCGTCACAAGCGCCGAACTCCGTCGGAGCCACGGCCTCGGGGCCGACCACCGCAGCGGGAACCGGGAAG GCGTCGTCCTGAAGAGTACGACCTCCACGGCAGGAAGCGACCGCGAGCTGACGGTCCGCCTGACTTCAACCAGCGAGCAG gGTTCATCCAGGACCTTCGTAACCAGCCAGTGGACAG acgATTCTCCAACGTGAGACGAGACGTGTTTCTCAACGGG tcCTACAATGACTACATGAGGGACTATCACCACAGCGTCGGTCCTCCTGCTCCTTGGCAGACCCTG GCGGCGTACCCCGGTGTGGACCAGCCCCCTCCCCACCACCCCCCCTACTACCACCAcagccacccccctcctcccccacacCAGGCCTACCATCACCACCACCCCCCTCTACCGCCGCACGAGGCTCCGCCCCCTCGCTTTAGGGACAAACAACGTGCGCCACAACACCGCGCCTTCACCTCCAGTCCG CACGACTACGACATGCGTGTGGACGACTTCCTGCGGCGGACCCAGGCAGTGGTGAGCAGCCGGCGTGAGCGCGAGCGGCAGCGAGAACGTGACCGTGGCGGACCCCGCCGCGAGAGAGAGCGGGAACGAGCccgagacagagacagagacagagagagggacaaGGAGAGGGGGCGGTACCGCCGGTGA